A window of Ananas comosus cultivar F153 linkage group 4, ASM154086v1, whole genome shotgun sequence contains these coding sequences:
- the LOC109708808 gene encoding uncharacterized protein LOC109708808, protein MIRECPRGASSAQSTASIQSPSRQRAGLPLAMSAGRSFPPRQSETPRPAPSGRVFAAQAEEPTVVDDVVAGIVLIYGTRSRALFDTGASHSFISSSFAKTHDIEISDSADAWWVYAPEHTFSVHEVCAACPVQVGDWIMPADLLVPSRMKAFDVILGMDWLTKYYATIDCESKVITFREPGQKEVVYWACKSSLFALTVSTSSARKLISRGCVAYLATVVEAQKELPVLGDIPVVREIPDVFPAELPGLPPDREI, encoded by the coding sequence ATGATCCGCGAGTGCCCCAGAGGAGCATCATCTGCCCAGTCTACAGCTTCTATTCAGTCACCTTCGAGGCAGCGTGCGGGTCTCCCACTCGCCATGTCAGCTGGACGTTCTTTTCCGCCGCGTCAGTCCGAGACACCTCGACCTGCACCGAGTGGTCGTGTATTTGCAGCCCAGGCAGAGGAGCCGACCGTGGTTgatgatgtcgtggcaggtattgttttaatttatgGCACTAGatctcgtgcattatttgatacaggcgcatcgcattcattcatcagtagctCATTTGCTAAGACGCATGATATTGAGATTTCGGATAGTGCGGATGCCTGGTGGGTGTATGCCCCTGAGCACACATTTAGTGTCCACGAGGTGTGTGCGGCGTGTCCAGTACAGGttggtgattggattatgcctgcAGATTTGCTAGTACCAAGCCGTATGAAAGCCTTTGATGTGATCCTCGGAATGGATTGGCTTACAAAGtactatgccacgattgattgcgaAAGTAAAGTAATTACTTTTCGTGAACCCGGGCAAAAAGAAGTTGTGTATTGGGCGTGTAAGAGTTCGCTCTTTGCGTTGACAGTATCGACGTCGAGTGCGAgaaagttgattagtagaggatgtgtagcctatttggcaacAGTGGTGGAGGCTCAGAAGGAACTTCCAGTACTTGGAGATATTCCAGTAGTTCGAGAGATTCCTGACGTATTTcctgcggagttaccgggattgccaccagACCGGGAGATTTAG